Proteins encoded in a region of the Methylobacterium radiotolerans JCM 2831 genome:
- a CDS encoding GNAT family N-acetyltransferase has product MFEVAQDDLSDGQTRALLALHLAGMHASSPPGSVFALDLSGLRAPGVTVWTARRGGRVASVGALRMATDGWAEVKSMRTHPDFLRQGAGAAILDTIIAAAAARGARRLSLETGCGPAFAPALALYRRRGFVNGPAFGTYLPSEFNQFLHLAIA; this is encoded by the coding sequence ATGTTCGAGGTCGCGCAGGACGATCTGTCCGATGGTCAGACACGGGCGCTGTTGGCGCTCCATCTCGCCGGGATGCACGCATCCTCGCCGCCGGGCAGCGTGTTCGCTCTCGACCTGTCAGGCCTGCGAGCACCGGGCGTGACCGTCTGGACGGCGCGGCGGGGCGGGCGGGTGGCGAGCGTCGGGGCGCTCAGGATGGCGACGGACGGCTGGGCGGAGGTGAAGTCCATGCGGACGCATCCGGACTTCCTCCGTCAGGGAGCCGGCGCGGCGATCCTCGACACCATCATCGCGGCCGCCGCCGCCCGCGGCGCGCGGCGCCTGAGCCTCGAGACCGGATGCGGACCCGCATTCGCGCCCGCGCTCGCACTCTATCGGCGTCGAGGCTTCGTGAACGGCCCCGCGTTCGGGACCTACCTGCCGAGTGAATTCAACCAGTTCCTCCATCTCGCGATCGCCTGA